In a single window of the Flavivirga spongiicola genome:
- a CDS encoding MoaD/ThiS family protein: MNIKLRFTAQIKDVVGNGADTIVVNDGAKLQDLLKKIAGKYGEKFESILFDENNGYRHSNLIVINQSQISYEDNVTLTEGDEVTLMSPISGG, encoded by the coding sequence ATGAATATAAAATTAAGATTTACGGCTCAGATAAAAGATGTTGTTGGAAACGGAGCTGACACCATTGTTGTAAATGATGGAGCAAAGCTTCAGGATCTATTAAAAAAAATAGCTGGTAAGTATGGTGAAAAGTTTGAATCTATTTTATTTGATGAAAATAACGGATACCGTCATTCAAATTTAATTGTTATCAATCAATCACAAATAAGCTATGAAGACAATGTAACACTCACCGAAGGTGATGAGGTTACTTTAATGTCACCAATTTCAGGAGGGTAA
- a CDS encoding ATP-binding cassette domain-containing protein produces MIVCVNLNIEQGDFSLTDVNFEINKGDYVVLMGKTGCGKTTVMESICGLRQIKSGEIWLEEHNISADMPAKREIGYVPQDGVLFKHMTVAQNIGFALKIRKWDKHKIKERVNELAQVFGIDYLLDREAHDLSGGEKQRVALARALSFYPKVICLDEPLSALDEHTKDDMFNLLSSLKQNFDVTVLHVTHSKTEAVKLADKVLKFKNGEVKELQPTEL; encoded by the coding sequence ATGATAGTATGTGTCAATTTAAATATAGAGCAAGGTGATTTTTCGTTAACCGATGTTAATTTTGAAATTAATAAAGGAGACTATGTGGTGTTAATGGGGAAAACAGGATGTGGAAAAACGACAGTCATGGAATCTATTTGCGGTTTGCGACAAATTAAATCAGGAGAGATTTGGTTAGAAGAACATAATATTTCTGCCGATATGCCTGCCAAAAGAGAAATTGGTTATGTGCCACAAGATGGTGTGTTATTTAAACATATGACGGTTGCCCAAAATATAGGATTTGCGTTAAAAATAAGAAAATGGGACAAACATAAAATAAAGGAACGTGTTAATGAGCTCGCTCAAGTTTTTGGCATTGATTATCTTTTAGATAGAGAAGCCCATGATTTAAGCGGAGGAGAAAAGCAACGTGTTGCTTTGGCCAGAGCTTTAAGTTTTTACCCAAAAGTAATATGTTTAGATGAGCCTTTAAGTGCTTTAGATGAACATACTAAAGACGATATGTTTAATTTATTATCAAGTTTAAAACAAAATTTTGATGTTACGGTTTTACATGTAACACACTCAAAAACGGAAGCCGTTAAATTGGCTGATAAAGTTTTAAAATTTAAGAATGGAGAAGTAAAAGAGTTACAACCAACAGAATTATAA
- a CDS encoding ABC transporter permease: MMGVIASTYIVLILAMMLADMSYTSPGHILEALQSEEIQYAIKLSLITCTVTMILSVLVAIPLGYFMARFEFRFKKFIDAVLDIPIVLPPLVIGLSLLILFQTAPGQFIESHMRITYTVYSVVIAQFMVACAFAVRTMYVTFIQINNRQEQVALTLGCNQSQSFFYILLPQAKNGILTAASLAWARALGEFGPILIFSGATRMRTEVLPTTVFLEMSVGNIEAAVAVSLIMIVSGFAVLMIVRLFGDKNTVL, from the coding sequence ATGATGGGGGTCATAGCTTCAACCTATATTGTATTAATATTAGCGATGATGCTGGCAGATATGTCCTATACATCGCCTGGGCATATCCTAGAAGCATTACAAAGTGAAGAAATTCAATATGCCATAAAGTTAAGTTTAATTACCTGTACCGTGACCATGATTTTAAGTGTGTTGGTAGCCATACCTCTAGGGTATTTTATGGCACGTTTTGAGTTTCGGTTCAAAAAATTTATTGATGCCGTGTTAGACATTCCTATTGTGTTGCCACCACTGGTAATAGGGTTGAGTTTACTTATCCTGTTTCAAACAGCACCAGGACAATTTATAGAAAGCCATATGCGCATTACCTATACAGTCTATAGTGTGGTTATAGCACAATTTATGGTAGCCTGTGCTTTTGCGGTAAGAACCATGTACGTTACATTTATTCAAATAAATAATCGGCAAGAGCAAGTAGCATTAACATTAGGATGCAATCAAAGTCAATCATTTTTTTACATATTGTTGCCACAGGCAAAAAATGGCATTTTAACAGCAGCATCATTAGCGTGGGCAAGAGCCTTAGGGGAATTTGGTCCCATCCTTATTTTCTCTGGAGCAACCAGAATGCGTACCGAAGTGCTGCCAACAACGGTTTTTTTAGAAATGTCTGTTGGTAATATAGAAGCAGCAGTGGCCGTGTCATTAATCATGATAGTCTCAGGTTTTGCCGTGTTAATGATTGTGAGGCTATTTGGAGATAAAAACACCGTTTTATAG
- the modA gene encoding molybdate ABC transporter substrate-binding protein, translating to MFVKWNRLLLLLMVISIGCVSCKQKEEQKSLLLYCAAGMKPVVEKVTKQYYQEYGIRIDVQYGGSGTLLSNLRVARHGDLYLAADKSYINEAISFGLVKETQSLAFIQPVIAVAKGNPKKVHNIEDLCQDTIKVAIANPDAASIGRLTKKMLTESNHWNALSNNVSVLMPTVNEVANTIKLGTTDAGIIWDVTASQYDDIDIVNVPLFKNYIKNITIGVLNYSTQATEALKFIRYISAKDKGLPVFKKFAYQPIVGDVWSEKPKLLFYSGGVNRLAIDKTIQAFEKREGVEVNRVYNGCGILVSQIKAGQQPDAYLSCDVSFMTQVEDEFNTITDISKTSIVIAVEKGNPKKIQSLNDLTANGLQLGICNHNQSALGALTKRLLESQNIWEAVYKNVRSQTPTADLLVNQIRTGSLDAVVVYEANIAQVKDKLDMIRLSEDQANAIQNFGISTNSENQNIMKRLLKALTDENSKKKYLDNGFEWKYSKTEK from the coding sequence ATGTTTGTAAAATGGAATCGTTTGCTACTATTACTTATGGTTATAAGTATAGGCTGCGTTAGTTGTAAACAGAAAGAGGAGCAAAAATCATTACTACTTTATTGTGCAGCCGGTATGAAGCCTGTTGTAGAAAAAGTCACAAAACAATATTATCAGGAATATGGTATTCGTATTGATGTTCAATATGGAGGGTCTGGAACGCTACTTTCAAATTTAAGAGTTGCCAGGCATGGTGATTTGTATTTGGCTGCAGATAAAAGTTATATAAACGAAGCCATTTCATTTGGCTTAGTAAAAGAAACACAATCCTTAGCATTTATTCAGCCTGTGATAGCGGTAGCAAAAGGAAATCCTAAAAAGGTACATAACATTGAAGACTTATGTCAAGATACCATTAAAGTTGCTATTGCAAATCCAGATGCTGCTTCTATAGGACGATTAACAAAAAAAATGCTAACAGAATCTAATCACTGGAATGCCTTAAGCAATAATGTATCGGTGTTAATGCCAACGGTTAATGAGGTTGCCAATACTATTAAGTTGGGTACAACCGATGCCGGTATTATTTGGGACGTGACAGCTAGTCAATATGATGATATAGATATAGTTAATGTACCACTGTTTAAAAATTATATTAAAAACATTACCATTGGCGTCCTAAACTATTCTACACAGGCCACAGAAGCACTTAAATTTATAAGATATATATCGGCTAAAGATAAAGGGCTGCCCGTATTCAAGAAGTTTGCTTATCAACCCATTGTAGGGGATGTTTGGAGCGAAAAACCCAAATTGCTATTTTATAGTGGCGGTGTAAACCGTTTAGCCATAGATAAAACGATACAAGCATTTGAAAAGCGCGAGGGAGTCGAAGTAAATAGAGTTTATAATGGCTGTGGTATTTTGGTGTCTCAAATAAAAGCGGGACAACAACCAGATGCTTATTTATCATGTGATGTGTCATTTATGACACAGGTTGAAGATGAATTTAATACGATTACAGATATTTCGAAAACAAGTATTGTAATAGCTGTAGAAAAAGGAAACCCTAAAAAAATCCAATCCTTAAATGATTTAACTGCCAACGGATTACAATTAGGAATATGTAATCATAATCAAAGTGCTTTAGGAGCCTTAACAAAAAGACTTTTAGAAAGTCAAAATATATGGGAAGCTGTATATAAAAATGTAAGGTCACAAACGCCAACAGCCGATTTGTTGGTAAATCAGATTAGAACAGGATCTTTGGATGCTGTTGTGGTATATGAAGCTAATATAGCTCAGGTAAAGGATAAATTGGATATGATAAGGTTAAGTGAAGACCAAGCCAATGCGATTCAGAATTTTGGAATATCAACAAATTCAGAAAACCAGAATATAATGAAACGTTTATTGAAAGCGCTAACAGACGAAAATTCAAAAAAGAAATACCTTGATAATGGTTTCGAGTGGAAATACAGTAAAACAGAAAAATAA